GtgcgaagaacgccgtggtcgatgtcgagtcggggtagccggtgtcgaggaagtcgtcgtggagccgcgggcgcaaggaggcgctgagttagtcatgggcgcagtggtgtcgaagtagtggtgcgccggggaGAAGATGTTGTTGACGAGGCGTCGCGCCGGGTTAGCCAAACCCGGGGACACGTCGTAGACAAAGGCACACGTCAGTGTTGCcaacaccgggcatgcgtagacgggcGAAGACGgagttgacgaagcgccgaccaggcttgccaggcccggtgacacatcgtggatgaaggcacgcatcagTGTTGCCAGCACCCAGCATgtgtagacgagggacctgcacaaGTTATACGCCATGTCGATGAGTTGGGGGGCCACCAGAGAAGAAGACTCGACGACGATTGTGGCGCCAATCGGCgtggggccgatgtcaccaacggtggtcggagtagacaaagtggtcggggtagatgatggCGACGCTGGAGGCGGGCTGGAGCTGGATGaggacgaagggggtggacgggcggcggcctgacggcggtggcggtggctaagttaggagcgcggcggcgatgctcgaagtaggcgaggaacccgacagcatgacgaagaccggcgcagACGATGGCGTTCCCGTGCCGAGGGAGACGGCGCGgcacataccacgggaggtcgacgcgcggtgatgGCGGAGTAGACCGCGCGCCGCGGCGCtccggcccgaaggggcgacgcagcgacgGCGTGGACCGCGGGCCACGACGCGACAGCCCGAAGGGGCGTCGGCGGGAGCGGCGCGCGAGTCGGGGCAgtcggcgggaagacctcgggcgGCGACGCAGTGGTCCGAAGGGACGACGCGACGGCAACCTATGGCTTGATCGGTGGTAGGCGTGTGCTCGGGGACGTGCTTGGCGAAGACAGGCGCGTGATCGGTTCATCAGACCAATGGCGGTGTTGTATGTGCCACGGCGGGGACGACGCGCAGATTGGAGGCGATGGCGACGTTGTCGGTGATGTCCCgggcgatgacgacgaagacggaCCGACGATGGAGACCGCGCGGACCAGCGACTGGCAGCGACGCACGAAGGCATCCCTTGGGCGGCGCATGCAGCCTTGCCGCGCGGTTGATGACGAAGCGGTCCGTGTAGTCGACGTcgatgtcggagtagaggcgcgggGATCGACGCGACGGCGGGTGACGCAGACCGATTAAGCATAGAtcgaaaaagcaaaaataaaaacgccgatcaagatgaccggcgggagagagaaaacccGGAACAAAGGCTCGAAAAAAAACTTTTTTAAAACAAAGGCTCgcgaagagcccggctttgaattaacaaagccattaACCGGCCCGGAGTTACATAAAACGACCCAGAAAACGACGACCAAACTGATAcaaaggagtatgctgagaagcaAACCACAACCACAGCCTACACAGGCTAACTTAAGAAAGGAAAATGAGGATTACAGCTTGCTAGAGGCTGAGCACTCCACACTAGTATTCTACAAATCAAGGACGGAGCAGCAGGTCATGACTAATCCGGCCGTTGAAGAGGGAAAAAAAACTCTTTAAAGCAGCCGGTCAAcatgaccggcggacgaaccctagttACGAGCGGCGCGGTCCCCGACGGCGGTCATGAAGGCCGATCGCCTCTGGGGCGGCGCGAGGGGCGAAAGCGACGGACGACGGTTAGATTTAgatcggttaggctgataccatgttagaagagaAAGAGGAATTCAATGAAATAGTTAATTGTATTGTTTAAGCTTggtggcatatatatatatatatatatatatatatatatatatatatatatatatatatatatatatatatatatagagaagtATAAGATAAAGCAGGACAAATCCTATCCTATCTAAATTTCCGCCGACGATCGTTTCGGGGTGCAGCTGGAGAATCGAGTGCGCGAACTGGAGTCTCGAGCCTAGCCTGCTAGGTCAGCTTGGACAGTGTAATTTGCACCGATCGACGTCTCTCGTTGTCTGCGTCGCCATTACTATCACAAGACCTGTCTGCGTTGCTCGGTCAAAGTTGTGGACACCGGGGGCGCGTTAAACCCTAGGTCGCCGCCGCGGTGTTTCGGCACTGCACGACGCCGCAAGTAGCTACTCCAATTAATCCAAGTCCACACACTCTGCCTGGTACGTCGTTTACCAGAAGATTATCTTAACTCGGCTAGAAGACAGCAGATATACTATCTCCGTACTGTTTTATAGGTTAGTTTGTGTCGAATTTTAATTAAAAAtataactaacaaaatgttaatgcatgtccataaaaattatatcattgaattgATATAATTTTCTGTGACATgaatgaacattttgttagtttaatttatgatcaaaatttgacatgaAATACGATGGTACCAATAAACCAGATAGCCCAAAGATGAAACAGCGCTAGCAGCTAAGCTGGCTAGCTGGCTAGCTGGATCATGCGCCCGAATTGCACCGAAGAAGATTTGAAGAGCTAGCATGTAGTAGTAGCTAGCGCATTCGCACTGGTAATACACGATCGATGCATGTAAGAGTAAAATGATCTCAGGCATTCATTAAGCAAATCAACTTACGCGTTCTTTCATGTTAGGGCATCGAAGAGATATAATTAATCTGTCTATGTCAGGCGATGGGAATCTCTTGCTAATCAACTAGGCCTTCGCTTCCATGCCAGTTGATCTGCATCAATAAATTACCGGCTGGTGTACATGCTGTCTGCGGCTAGATTGATATATACACAGTCAACGGTAATACTGCCACTCTGATTATAGAAAGCTTCTCATCGAATAACCCACTGAATTCACAACCAGGAGCGCTCGATGGCCGTAGGATATAGCACCCATGCACGGCCCCAGCACTATATATACCTAACCCATTCCTCTCTGCTCAGCACCCAACTCGTCTCACTCCACCAAGCTCACTCACAATGGCTACTAGCACCAAGCTTGTAGCTCTTGGCTTTGTTGTCCTTGTGAGCATTGGGTTTGCCGATGCTGCAAGGATGCTCGCTAGCTCCTCCAGTGCTTCAGGTGGTGGAGGTGGCgggggaggcggaggtggtggcggtgggtctGGTGAGAGTGGATGGGGTGGAGGGTCTGGATCAGGTGGAGGCTCGGGATATAGTGAAAGCGGTGGGGATTGGGGTAACAAGTGGAACTTCGCCAGGGGagctggtggaggaggaggagctggtggtggcggaGGATCAAATGGTGGATACGGGTCTGGCTTTGGATCCGGCTATGGCACCGGCAGTGCTGTGAGTGGCTCCGCATCAGCCCCTAGTAGCAATGGATATGCCAATGCTGATGgtaagggtgggggtgggggcggagGTGGCGGTGCAGATGGGTCAACCGGATCCGGAGCTGGCTCTGGCCTTGGCAAGGGATATGGTGAGAGTGGCATATCAAAGGCACCCGCTCCTGCTGCTGGTGGTGATGGTACCAGCTACTCTGATGCTGGTGGTAGTGGTAACGGTGGTGGTGGCGGTAACAATGGAAATGGAGGTGGTGCCGGTGCTGGTGCGGGACAGGCCGGCAATGATGACACTTCTGGGGGCTTTGCGAATGGAGGAGGAAGCGGCAATGGTGGTGGCGCAACCGGAGGTGGCGCCGAAGGTCCAAGCGTTGGAGTTGGGTCTGGCGTTGGGTCTGGCACGGGACAAACCGGTAGTACTGGCTCAAATGGCACAGGCTACGCCACCGGCATGGGTGGCGGCATGGGTGGCGGCAATGGTGGTAGCACTAATGGAGGAACCGGTAGCGGTGGAGGAAGTGGATCCGGATCTGGTGGGGGCGGTTACCATTAAATTACACTTTTCTTGAGCAAGCTAGAACCGAATCTCAACATATATTTATATTTTTATCATTTTATTAGTATTTTTGCGTGAAAGGAGACATGGCATGCACGAAAGGGATGATCCTTGGTGTCACTAGAGAAATAAATAGCACTTCTTAGATTAGCCTTTAGCTCCTACTGCCGTCTAGACTAGCTTGCGCCAATAGACATAATAGTAATGTGATGGAGTACCTCCTCTGTAGCAATTTCTATCTGAATGGCCAAATCACCTTATCCCTTTATTTTGTTTCCATTGTCTTTTTACACATTTTACGTGTTCAGGTGTGTTTCTCGTAAAAAAAAAGGTATGTATCTTGTCCATACCCACAAGAGTATGCAACTCTTCAGTTTTTAGAGCTATGCAATTTTTGACCTTGCTTTCTATTTAAAATATCCCCTCGGTGTTAAATTGGCAGGATCATTTCAGAATCCATATTAACAAAAATATTTCCAATCTTAGCAAACAAGATAGAAGGTCGAGCAAATTGTGTGTGTAGGATAGACGACATGCAACAGGTCTGCAGTTGCATATGTGTGTTACATGCAATTTTAAACGGGTTGTGACGCATGCAGTTCCATGTCAAAAGATGGATGTGCAAGTGACCCATGTTCTTTTAAACGAACTTGTACCCACAAAAGACGTGCTACTTTTGagaagaaataaaaaaagataCTAAATGTTACTATCAAGGAAACTATCTTCGTAAAAACAATATATCTGTGAAACATTACTAGGGTTGTTGATTCTTGAGTATACCATGACAGATCTACATTAACTCAAAATTAAAATTAGAAAAATGACAGATTTACATGACACATACAAGCAAGAAAGACCACCCCACCCCTCCAAGAAAGAAAACCACAAAACAACATGATGAGGATTCTGGGAGAGACGCCACTAGTGTGCACCCGGAGGGAGAGAGACCGCTATGAAAACTTATGTGGCAAGCAAGTGTTTCACAAAAAATAAAGATTTTGACATGGAAAGTGGTGGCGGGAGCACTACTGGCGGGAAAAAAAAGTGCACCACCATATACCCACGCGTGGTATATGCCCTATATGCGGAAGGGAAGAGGAGGGCTCGCATCATGCCtttcttgcatgcatgcatgcggctGATCTTTGGGACGTGATGACAAGAGTGTGGCCTATGCCATGAAAGGAACTAGTGATTGATTCCGGTAAGGACTGGTTGCTGCTGCTTCTTGCGGATTATTCTGACTTAGTGCATAGTATGATTATCATGATGATCTGGAGAATTTGACAGGTCTGTTGCGGCATTACTCATGGGAAGGAGGTCGTGCCAGTTGCGGCATCGGCTGACTTCCTTGTTAGTTATATGTATTCGATGCAATCAGCCAAAAAATACTCTACAAAAGAGATGATAAAAGGTAAAATGGTGGTCTTGGACTATGGAGAGGGTCCTAAGCTGAATCCGCTGGCCCGAGTTCTTCCATGGCCTGCAGCCATTAGTGGTGTAACGGCACTCTCGGTCGATGGTTCATTCCGGGAGGAAGATGAAACGGCTGTGGCCGGAATGATTCTACGAGGGCCTGATGGCTCGGTTATTTTTTCGGCATACTGCTACTTGTTTAACTGCAATGATGCTCTTGAGGCGGAGGTCCACGCTTTGATGATCGATTTGGCGATTGCTCGACAACATATGGAGCTTCCGGTCTTGGTGCAGTCTGACTCGTCGACTGCTTTATCTTGTCTGTCTGGTTCTGCTTAGATCGTTCGGCCTTTGGTCATTTAGTAGCTGAGATCGAGTCTTTAATGATCGATAGAGTGTTTTATTCCACAGAAATTACATTGATCCCAGAATAGTGTTGCAGATTGCCTCGTAAGATATAGTCGCTCTGAGCAAGGCACAACTGTGTGGCTCGGTAGAGGTCCCCCATGTATTGAGGATATCTTGCCGGAAGATTGTAGCTCTACCCTAATGGAATAAACTACTATTGATCTTGAAAAAAACAAAACAATGGCAGCTTCTTGTCGCAAGGGTCGTTTTGTCAAGAGCTCCTATTGGACGCCCACATGCATCCAATAGTTGAGGTTTCACTAAAAGAGCTTGCAAATGGGCTGGCCCAATTCGCAGGTGTCGAGCCAATGTGGGAATTTCATGAAAAATGACAGACCTATGAAACTATATTTTAAAAAATACAATGTTTAAAAGTCATGAAAAAATCTCAATTTTGGATATTAAAAAAGCGAAAAATTTATGGAAAAgtgaaaaaaatgaaaacatgagcaatttttttttcaaaatgtgaataatttttgaaattgtgaactaATTTGAAATTCTAAAGGATGTTTTTGAACTATGAACAATTTTCAGAAAATTGAATGtaaaatacacactgaacattttctaAGTATATGGTGAACATTATTcgaatacacactgaacatttttaaaaatatacGGTGATTTGTTTTTCAAAGGCACAATGAACAAATTTtctatacatgatgaacattttctgtATACATAGTAAACATGTTTTCAATGTATAGTGAGCATTTTTATTCAGTATTTTGAAACATCGACAGTTGTTGAAAacttgaacaaaatttgaaatttcaaacatttttaaaattaggatttttgaactttttgtaatgtgatttttttggaaaatgtgaacaatgtttgaaattgtgaacaaaatttagaattttgaacATTTTGTGAAAATGCAGACAATTTTTGAAATTTGAACATActttaaaattttgaatttatgaaaaaacaaaagaggaaacaaaaaaggaaaagagaaaagaaaGGCGGCCAATAGGATTCATCATTTTTGTATGCGCGTGAAAAAGGAAATAAAGCCCAAAAGATAGCGGCCTAGAACTAAAAAGCACAGAACAATAGAAAATAGCCTAAGGCAGGAAAAGACCAGGCGAACAAACAGGCTAGGTGAACTAACGAACAGGTTGCACAGATCTTAGGAGCGACCTCAGACAGTTTAGAAGTTTACTGAGGAGATCACGTGGAGGCAGCGATTGAGGGCCACCTGGCTGAAGGAGGAATATACAAACACAAAGTATTTCCACTGCAAG
This DNA window, taken from Triticum aestivum cultivar Chinese Spring chromosome 1D, IWGSC CS RefSeq v2.1, whole genome shotgun sequence, encodes the following:
- the LOC123167322 gene encoding glycine-rich cell wall structural protein 2-like, whose translation is MATSTKLVALGFVVLVSIGFADAARMLASSSSASGGGGGGGGGGGGGGSGESGWGGGSGSGGGSGYSESGGDWGNKWNFARGAGGGGGAGGGGGSNGGYGSGFGSGYGTGSAVSGSASAPSSNGYANADGKGGGGGGGGGADGSTGSGAGSGLGKGYGESGISKAPAPAAGGDGTSYSDAGGSGNGGGGGNNGNGGGAGAGAGQAGNDDTSGGFANGGGSGNGGGATGGGAEGPSVGVGSGVGSGTGQTGSTGSNGTGYATGMGGGMGGGNGGSTNGGTGSGGGSGSGSGGGGYH